Proteins co-encoded in one Sebastes umbrosus isolate fSebUmb1 chromosome 20, fSebUmb1.pri, whole genome shotgun sequence genomic window:
- the LOC119478931 gene encoding uncharacterized protein LOC119478931 isoform X1 has product MVKMIVPFCDWLYVNKAESIKKRESSCPTPVFAELTQQHHRRCLSPHSFGAVTEELTCVFKKQLQSQRIRRPTETSRASQRQETYKMATGGIVCPFEYPEGAKEQRKEKIREKTLRGNKDILFYDTDAEGEKCSLMLCSIRVREWLNAIQQKYPELKEARENDKIILKCKESTITLYPTVTVVVTGELMESFERHFPEMKRMALTPSLLEALAKLDINSTGSRHFEYSEGSTDKQKERVREETLRNNKDTLHHDTHLMGEICNLKFYSTHVIEWLNAMKKQYPAFEEIQTDRVQNLKSDIGTITSYPKVTVVVEGQLMERFEEDFPQMRQRAKSNEEGRPDEPEGEGTLHTPPNPADEKYPSDEKVSTEKKKGEKKQKKLQNGSF; this is encoded by the exons ATGGTGAAAATGATTGTGCCATTTTGTGATTGGCTGTATGTGAACAAGGCAGAGagtataaaaaaaagggaaagtaGTTGTCCGACACCAGTTTTCGCCGAACTTACACAGCAACATCACCGACGCTGCCTGAGTCCCCACAGTTTCG GTGCAGTAACAGAAGAGTTAACTTGTGTCTTCAAGAAGCAGCTGCAGAGCCAGAGAATCCGCCGCCCCACTGAGACATCCAGAGCATCACAACGCCAAGAGACATACAAG aTGGCTACTGGTGGTATTGTTTGTCCTTTTGAATACCCTGAAGGAGCTAAGGaacaaagaaaggaaaagatcagagagaaaacactgcgtGGCAATAAAGACATTCTGTTTTATGATACAGATGCTGAAGGTGAAAAATGCAGCCTCATGTTGTGTAGCATTCGTGTAAGAGAATGGCTGAATGCAATTCAGCAAAAATATCCTGAACTCAAAGAAGCACGAGAGAACGATAAAATTATCCTCAAGTGCAAGGAAAGTACCATAACTTTATATCCTACTGTGACGGTTGTGGTAACAGGCGAACTAATGGAGAGCTTTGAGAGACATTTTCCAGAAATGAAACGAATGGCCCTGACACCCTCCTTATTAGAGGCATTGGCCAAATTGGACATAAACAGTACTGGCTCTAGGCATTTTGAATACTCTGAAGGATCTACTGATAAACAAAAGGAAAGggtcagagaggaaacactgcgtAACAATAAAGACACTCTGCATCATGATACCCATTTGATGGGTGAAATATGCAACCTCAAGTTCTATAGCACTCATGTAATAGAATGGCTGAATGCAATGAAGAAACAATATCCTGCATTTGAGGAAATTCAAACTGACCGTGTTCAGAACCTCAAGTCCGATATAGGTACCATAACTTCATACCCTAAAGTAACGGTTGTGGTAGAAGGCCAACTAATGGAGAGGTTTGAGGAAGATTTtccacaaatgagacaaaggGCCAAGTCTAATGAGGAAGGACGTCCGGATGAGCCAGAAGGTGAGGGCACTCTCCACACCCCACCAAACCCAGCTGATGAGAAATATCCATCTGATGAAAAAGtaagcacagaaaaaaagaaaggggaaaaaaaacaaaaaaaactacaaaatggaTCATTTTAA
- the sncgb gene encoding synuclein, gamma b (breast cancer-specific protein 1) isoform X1 has translation MRENRDPGRKLREGREKRYESPGKIGRARGACIRGRIWGNGARWGRRRGVLVVFRTFPPVLSGGPSLPSPRCTRLQMFNIFFVTLQNQNQLKQTLPDAAPQPLSPPLPRHSVMPLPQQPSATCPHPPVLTPSPPL, from the exons ATGCGAGAGAAtcgtgaccccgggaggaaactgaGAGAGGGCAGGGAAAAACGTTacgagtctcccgggaaaatcgggagggcgA GAGGAGCCTGTATACGAG GGAGAATATGGGGGAATGGAGCAAGGTGGGGAAGGAGGAGAG GGGTATTAGTCGTCTTCAGGACCTTCCCTCCCGTGCTCTCCGGCGGCCCCTCGCTCCCCTCGCCTCGCTGTACCAGACTCCAGAtgttcaacatattttttgtgacTTTACAGAACCAAAATCAACTAAAACAGACTCTTCCGGATGCCGCACCTCAGCCCCTGTCTCCCCCTCTGCCTCGTCACTCCGTGATGCCTCTCCCCCAGCAGCCCTCTGCCACCTGTCCTCACCCACCTGTCCTCACCCCGTCTCCGCCCCTCTGA